A genomic window from Methanobacterium sp. BRmetb2 includes:
- a CDS encoding 23S rRNA (uridine(2552)-2'-O)-methyltransferase (Specifically methylates the uridine in position 2552 of 23S rRNA in the fully assembled 50S ribosomal subunit), with protein MSNWKSEHDKDHYYKKAKKERYRSRASFKLLQLNKKFKIIKKGDQVLDLGAAPGGWSQVALELSGNEGLVLAVDLQRIKRFENENFYSIRGDFTKKETIEKIYEILENKADVIISDASPKLSGIRDIDHLLSIELAETVLNISGEILKPGGNIIIKAFQGEEFRNLLQKIKKMFRLVKTTKPQSSKQKSSEMYIIAKGFR; from the coding sequence ATGAGCAATTGGAAATCAGAACACGACAAAGATCATTATTATAAAAAGGCAAAAAAAGAAAGGTACCGATCCCGCGCGTCTTTTAAACTTTTGCAGCTAAATAAAAAGTTTAAAATAATAAAAAAAGGAGATCAAGTATTAGATCTTGGTGCAGCACCCGGAGGCTGGTCCCAAGTAGCTTTAGAATTAAGTGGGAATGAAGGACTGGTTTTAGCCGTGGATCTTCAACGCATTAAAAGATTTGAAAATGAAAATTTTTATTCAATAAGAGGGGATTTCACTAAAAAAGAAACAATTGAAAAAATTTATGAAATCCTAGAAAATAAAGCAGATGTAATTATATCCGATGCTTCCCCTAAATTATCTGGAATAAGGGATATAGACCACTTATTATCCATTGAACTGGCTGAAACTGTCCTGAATATTTCCGGAGAAATTTTAAAACCGGGCGGGAACATTATAATTAAGGCCTTCCAGGGCGAAGAATTCCGAAATCTCCTGCAAAAGATCAAAAAGATGTTTAGATTAGTTAAAACAACTAAACCTCAATCTTCTAAACAGAAAAGTTCAGAAATGTATATTATAGCTAAAGGGTTTAGATAA
- a CDS encoding YfcE family phosphodiesterase — protein sequence MLIGVISDTHIPDRCAKIPSAVFEVFTDVEMILHAGDLTSTHVLDELEEIAPTKCVQGNMDRAYGIKLPKREVIEVEGIKIGLDHGEIYPRGDTQQLKYIAQEMDVEILISGHTHWAFIEELEDVILLNPGSPTAPRLSDPSLMLITVEEGELKAEIKKIGEPTCKALNFQKRGL from the coding sequence ATGTTAATAGGCGTTATATCTGACACTCACATACCTGACCGATGCGCAAAAATCCCATCGGCAGTATTTGAAGTTTTCACTGATGTGGAAATGATATTACATGCAGGTGATCTTACCAGTACCCATGTATTAGACGAATTAGAGGAGATTGCCCCTACAAAATGTGTTCAAGGAAATATGGACCGAGCATATGGTATAAAACTTCCAAAAAGAGAGGTCATTGAAGTTGAAGGAATAAAAATTGGTTTAGATCATGGAGAAATATATCCACGAGGTGACACTCAGCAATTAAAATATATTGCCCAGGAAATGGACGTAGAAATACTCATCTCTGGCCATACACACTGGGCTTTTATTGAAGAGTTGGAAGATGTGATTTTATTAAATCCCGGCAGCCCCACCGCTCCCCGGTTATCAGACCCTTCATTAATGTTAATAACTGTTGAGGAAGGTGAATTAAAGGCAGAGATTAAAAAAATTGGAGAGCCTACATGTAAAGCTCTTAATTTTCAAAAAAGAGGTTTATAG